TCGAAAAATATCGTTCATTACGTCCGTTGTCAGTACTGGGAATGAAACCTCTGATCATGGACAGTTGCAGCTTTCCATTTACAATGAATATATCGGCTGTATCACGTCTATTGATGCTTGTTAATGTGATGTGGATCTAATAACAGAATCGAGAAAGGGAAAACGTGTTTTTAAGAAGAAAACCAATTTTATTACTTTGAGCTAATTTATTCGTTGTTTACAAATTATTGCGAACTGATCTCTTGGATCTTCTGTTGGATACACTGTACCTCTTCCTTGATGGTATCCTGAGTAGTAGAAACAGCTGAGCTCATCTCGGTCTGGGCGCATGTGTTGAACTGGCTCTCAGCAGGGGCGACATCTTGAGCGAATGTGGTGGCATCTGACCTAACTTTACTGGTCAAAGCGGCTCCCTCCTTGGTTGCCTCAGAGATGACTTTCATTTGGCAGGAAGGGTTGATGAAGCCACATGCTGAGAAGTTCTTAGCGGCCTCAGTGGCGAATGCTTGAACCTGCTGCATGTCACCGTCCAACAGATCAAGGTCAGGTTGCATGGTTTCGCGAAGAGTGGACAAACACTCCGTGAGGCCGGAGGTACTGGCGTTCTTTACTTCGTCGAATGCCTCCTGGGCTGTATTCTGACACTCAGTGATGTTAGCACCAAGCTCCTGGGCCTGTTCGACGTATTTCTGAACGGTCTCGGCAGCTTTGTCTTCTACCTCCTGAACTTTCTCCTGGATGCTGTCGATGACGTTGGATGCTCTATCCTCCAAGTCGGCCAGTTTCTCCTTGATTGTGGCCATTGTTTTGTTCATAGCCGTGCCCATCTGTCCAATGATGTCGTCGATTACGTTGGCTTCTGAGGCCTGCAACAGTCATTTAGGTATAACTTTTAATGCTAGTAGTAAAATATCTTTCATTGCCAAGTGACTACCTAGCCTATTTTAGGCCTGGGATTGAAAATAGGGATGGGTAATATCTTGAAATGTTTTTAACACTAAGAAAAATATCTGAACTTACTAGTTAAAGTGGGATAACTCTTTCGATCCAGTGGCAGAattataatgttactggttttacgttctCCTAACTAATTTTATGCCgaagtgttggaattttgtcctgtaggcaGTTTTAGATTTTCTGGCACGGGGCTAACGCATTTGATGACCTTCAGATATtgtaccaccagattgagccatgATCGAGCCTGCCAACCTGGGCTCATAAATCCAGCTCCTTAACCGACTGAGCAACGCAGCCCAGCTAATTATAACGTATTTTACTTTTGGTGGTATAATGTAACAAATCTTGGCTTCGTGAACATAAAAGAACAAAAGAATAATTGTTACCAAACTTGGATGAAATTGAACCAGACAAAATCTCCCCAGGAATCCCTCACCATCAAGAGGTCCTCAATTGAGCCCCCTTACCTGCGTGAGTCTCTTCACTATCATCTTCCCTATTCGACTTCTCTTGGTCTACTCATATTCTCCTCGCTCGCAGCAATTTTAATAGGTCTGCAAGGcttaggcagtctttcattttcacatcttcTGTAACCCATTCAgatcaagcaagcttgtagtttccgTGACTGTTGATACCATGATGATAGACAGGGGATTTATAATTATAATGCGATCACAAGGGCGTGATTTTTAATCTCAAAAACCTCATAAGCTTTGTATAGGATTCGACCTGCGGCTGCCTTATGGAGATTCGGCTTCACATCCCTCGTAGCTCTTCTTTGTTTCTTTAAACGAATtctagatttttcgaagagttggtCCTCTAATTGCTAAGAGTAAATTATGGACTAActatcccatttgtgtgtgcctt
The Anabrus simplex isolate iqAnaSimp1 chromosome 3, ASM4041472v1, whole genome shotgun sequence genome window above contains:
- the LOC136866799 gene encoding uncharacterized protein; the protein is MVSKSFAVLFVALFAFQASEANVIDDIIGQMGTAMNKTMATIKEKLADLEDRASNVIDSIQEKVQEVEDKAAETVQKYVEQAQELGANITECQNTAQEAFDEVKNASTSGLTECLSTLRETMQPDLDLLDGDMQQVQAFATEAAKNFSACGFINPSCQMKVISEATKEGAALTSKVRSDATTFAQDVAPAESQFNTCAQTEMSSAVSTTQDTIKEEVQCIQQKIQEISSQ